TCATCCCGATGGTGTTCCGGGCGCTGTCCGACGGGGATCGCCCGCAGGTCTTCGGCGACGACTACCCGACCCCCGACGGCTCGTGCATCCGCGACTACATCCACGTGGCGGACCTGGCGGACGCGCATGTCGCAGCGGCCGCGGCGTGCGAAGCCGAGCCGGTCGGCGAGATCTACAACGTCGGTCGCGGGCAGGGCGTCTCGGTGTTCGAGGTCATGAACGTGATCGCCGAGGTGGTCGGCCGCGATGTCCGCGCGCAGGTCGGCCCCCGGCGGCCAGGCGACCCGGCGCAACTGGTCGCCACCGTGGACAAGATCCGCGCCGCGCTGGGCTGGCGGGCCACCCACGACCTGCGGCAGATGGTCGACAGCGCCTGGCGTGCCTGGGACGCCTGACGTCCGCGCCGCGGGCCATGACCCGCGAACCGTCCGTACACTCGGTCGCATGTGGCAGTCGCTGAAGACCGCGGGATCGCTCGACGAGCGCATCCAGCGCGGCATCGACGCCCGCAGCCGCGTGCCGCACGACGCCCACGCGGATCTGTACCGCTCCCAGGTCAGGCCCGACCCGTTGCGACTGGTGCTCGAGCAGGACGCCGAACGGCTGCCCGCCCTGATCCCCGTGCGCCACCAGCGGATGGCCGTCGACGCCCACTCGTACTTCCGCGGCAGCGACGTGGTGATGGCCGCGGACCTGGCCGTCACGCCGGTCTCAGAGGTCAACGTGCAGGCCAGCGGGGACGTCGACGCCGGCAGTTTCGGGTACTACCGGACCCCGGGTGGTGGCGCGGTCTTCGATGTCGGGTACTTCGACGAGACGCTGCGGGCCCCGTGGGAGTGGGACGTCAAACGTATGGCTGCCGGCATGGCACTGGCGGCCCGTGCGCGTGGGGCCGCGGGGAAGGACCAGCGGGCGGTGGCGCGGGCTGCCGTCGACGGGTACCGCCGGGGGATCGCCTGGGCCGCAGCCCAGGACCGGCTCAACCTGTGGTTCGCGGGCATCCCCGACAGCGAGCTGACCCGCGCATTGCCGTCGGATGTGATGAGGAAGCGCCCCTGGCCTTCACGGACGAGCCGATGGCGTACGCGGCCATCGTCGAACCCGATGCGGCCGCGCCACGCCTGCGCCACGACCCCCCGATCCACGCGCTCACCGAGTGGCTGTCCGAGGGCGAGGCGGTCGAGGTGCATGACGGGATCACTGCGGTCATGAGCGGCTACTACGCGTCCGTGTCGCCCGAAATCCAGCAGATGCTCACGGAGTACCGGATCGTCGACGTGGCCATTCTCGTGCGGGGCGTCTCAGATGTGGGCCTGCGCAGTTTCATCGTGCTGCTGCAGGGCGCCCGGCGACACGAGTGGCTGGCGTTGCAGCTCAAAGAGGCCCGGCAGTCGGTTCTGCAGCCTTACGTGTTGCCGGAGTTCCGCCACCGCGGCAACCAGGCCCGCCGGATCGCTCTTGGTCAGGCCCTGATCCAGTCGGAGCCAGACCCGCTGCTCGGCTACAGCCGCTGGCAGGACCGGGACTACTGCATCAGCCAGTTGCGGCCGGTGCTGGCGGCGTTCCAGCGGACCAGCGCGGAACGCTGCCGCGCTTCGCCCGGCTGTGCGGTTTCACCCTCGCGCGTTCCCACGCGGTGACCGGCGACCGGATCGCCATCGACGCCTACCTCGGCAACTCCGACTCGTTCGTCAAAGCCGTCGCCCGTTACGCCGTGCGGTACGCCGACGTGGTGGAGGCCGACTACTCGCAGTTCGCGAAGTTCGTCGCCGACGAGCAGGCGTCGGGAACCGACTGACCGGTCCCGTACCGCCGGATGCC
This genomic interval from Micrococcales bacterium contains the following:
- a CDS encoding DUF2252 family protein, with product MHDGITAVMSGYYASVSPEIQQMLTEYRIVDVAILVRGVSDVGLRSFIVLLQGARRHEWLALQLKEARQSVLQPYVLPEFRHRGNQARRIALGQALIQSEPDPLLGYSRWQDRDYCISQLRPVLAAFQRTSAERCRASPGCAVSPSRVPTR
- a CDS encoding DUF2252 family protein; the encoded protein is MTGDRIAIDAYLGNSDSFVKAVARYAVRYADVVEADYSQFAKFVADEQASGTD
- a CDS encoding DUF2252 family protein, translating into MWQSLKTAGSLDERIQRGIDARSRVPHDAHADLYRSQVRPDPLRLVLEQDAERLPALIPVRHQRMAVDAHSYFRGSDVVMAADLAVTPVSEVNVQASGDVDAGSFGYYRTPGGGAVFDVGYFDETLRAPWEWDVKRMAAGMALAARARGAAGKDQRAVARAAVDGYRRGIAWAAAQDRLNLWFAGIPDSELTRALPSDVMRKRPWPSRTSRWRTRPSSNPMRPRHACATTPRSTRSPSGCPRARRSRCMTGSLRS